A genomic stretch from Chloroflexota bacterium includes:
- a CDS encoding EF2563 family selenium-dependent molybdenum hydroxylase system protein yields MASTLTVVVRGGGDLASGVAHRLHRAGCRVAITELPQPLVVRRTVAFASAVRDGMIEIEGVRARRVADAAAASPVMDHGEIAVIVDPAGELAHRLGARAVVDAIMAKTNTGTRIGDAPVVIALGPGFTAGTDCHAVVETKRGHNLGRVYYAGSAESDTHEPNAVDGVSHRRVLRAPCDGEFVAATEIGQIVAEGAVVGHVAGDPIVSGTRGCVRGLIADGTPVSAGLKVGDIDPRANRAHCYTISDKSRAIGGGALEALLHLTRVLH; encoded by the coding sequence GTGGCTTCTACGCTTACAGTCGTCGTGCGCGGCGGCGGCGATCTGGCCAGCGGCGTGGCGCACCGGCTGCATCGCGCCGGTTGCCGCGTGGCCATTACGGAACTGCCGCAGCCGTTGGTGGTGCGCCGCACCGTGGCGTTCGCCTCAGCCGTGCGCGATGGTATGATCGAAATCGAAGGCGTGCGCGCCCGCCGTGTGGCCGATGCGGCTGCTGCGTCGCCGGTCATGGACCACGGAGAGATCGCCGTGATTGTGGACCCGGCGGGCGAGTTGGCCCATCGACTTGGCGCCCGTGCCGTTGTCGATGCGATTATGGCGAAGACCAATACCGGCACCCGCATCGGCGATGCGCCGGTCGTGATCGCGCTCGGGCCAGGGTTCACCGCCGGGACGGACTGCCACGCCGTGGTTGAAACGAAACGCGGTCACAATCTCGGACGGGTTTACTATGCGGGGAGCGCCGAATCCGACACGCACGAACCCAATGCAGTTGATGGCGTGTCACACCGGCGCGTGCTGCGCGCGCCGTGCGACGGCGAATTCGTCGCGGCAACTGAGATCGGGCAGATCGTCGCCGAGGGGGCCGTCGTCGGGCATGTGGCCGGCGATCCGATTGTGTCCGGCACGCGCGGCTGTGTGCGCGGGTTGATCGCGGACGGCACGCCGGTGAGCGCCGGTCTCAAAGTCGGCGATATCGACCCGCGCGCCAACCGCGCGCACTGCTACACGATTTCCGACAAATCGCGCGCCATTGGCGGCGGCGCGCTGGAAGCGCTGCTGCATCTGACGCGCGTACTGCACTAA
- a CDS encoding XdhC family protein — translation MSNESEFYRQIVETLAHGEAVAIVSVTKASGSVPRGVGSKMLVWRDGTIEGTVGGGTMEERVIIEAREAISDGRPRYREYLFTSEAENSVGLCGGQAEVFIDVVRPQQTIMIIGAGHIAVPLGKIAALAGYRLSVVDDRADYITPERFPDAVERIHVQYERESEQLDPMPITIDAATHVIVATWGWDEPALAQVLKTPAPYIGLVSSRRKFKLIADKLRARGFGDEDINRIHAPIGLDIGAETPEEIAVAIMGEIIMQKRGGDGSPIYLRWKPKTRAAAPASG, via the coding sequence ATGTCCAACGAGAGCGAGTTCTATCGGCAGATTGTGGAAACGCTGGCGCATGGCGAGGCGGTGGCGATTGTGTCGGTCACCAAAGCGAGCGGTTCCGTGCCGCGCGGCGTCGGCTCGAAGATGCTGGTCTGGCGCGATGGCACTATTGAAGGCACGGTCGGCGGCGGGACGATGGAGGAGCGCGTCATCATCGAGGCGCGCGAGGCGATCAGCGACGGCCGGCCGCGCTACCGCGAATACCTGTTCACCAGCGAGGCGGAGAACTCGGTCGGGTTGTGCGGCGGGCAGGCCGAGGTGTTTATCGACGTCGTGCGCCCGCAGCAGACGATCATGATCATCGGCGCGGGGCATATCGCCGTGCCGCTTGGCAAGATCGCCGCGCTGGCTGGCTACCGCCTGTCGGTCGTGGACGACCGCGCTGACTACATCACGCCAGAACGCTTTCCCGACGCGGTCGAGCGCATTCACGTGCAGTACGAGCGCGAGAGCGAACAACTTGACCCGATGCCGATCACGATCGATGCGGCGACGCACGTCATCGTGGCGACCTGGGGTTGGGACGAGCCGGCACTGGCCCAGGTGCTGAAGACGCCCGCGCCCTACATCGGACTGGTGAGCAGTCGCCGCAAGTTCAAGCTGATCGCCGACAAACTGCGCGCGCGCGGTTTCGGCGACGAGGATATCAATCGCATCCACGCGCCAATCGGGCTGGACATCGGCGCGGAGACACCCGAAGAGATCGCCGTCGCGATCATGGGCGAGATCATCATGCAGAAACGCGGCGGCGACGGCAGCCCGATCTACCTGCGTTGGAAGCCGAAGACGCGCGCAGCGGCCCCGGCGAGCGGTTGA
- a CDS encoding FAD-binding oxidoreductase produces MRQRFHNLPIELALVGHECLSDIIIARSQYSESLKEPPVPQVVIIGGGAIGASTAYHLAVRGVRDIVLLEREHALATGSTGRSVGGIRHQFSTAANIRLSLGSVAKFKRFNDEIGPADFHWVGYLFLYDNERDAADAQRNAALQNSLGVPTRMLTPRDAQALVPPMTVDDVLAASLCPLDGFGDPSAIALGYAGAARRLGAQIRTGSEVTGMRVEGGRVTAVETRDDVIQTEWVVDAAGPYAAVVARMAGVELPIVPYRRQVFVTEPFDGLPAAYPMVIDFGTSFYFRREGPGVLIGMTDKHEPVSFKTHWDAEWRDQVITQAIYRAPVLANAAIARGWGGLYDTTPDANPILGPVPEVSNLLIAAGFSGHGFMHSPMTGQLIAEMICGDPPSIDISEHRIERFRAGTLDFEKNVI; encoded by the coding sequence ATGCGCCAGCGTTTCCACAATCTGCCGATAGAACTCGCTCTCGTTGGACATGAATGCCTCTCGGATATTATAATCGCGAGGTCGCAATATTCTGAATCGCTAAAGGAACCTCCCGTGCCCCAAGTCGTCATCATCGGCGGCGGCGCCATCGGCGCCAGCACCGCCTACCACCTCGCCGTGCGCGGCGTGCGCGATATCGTCCTGCTGGAGCGCGAGCATGCGCTGGCCACCGGTTCGACCGGCCGCTCGGTCGGCGGCATCCGCCACCAGTTCTCGACCGCCGCCAACATCCGGCTCTCGCTCGGTAGTGTCGCCAAGTTCAAGCGTTTCAACGATGAGATCGGCCCGGCCGATTTCCACTGGGTTGGCTACCTGTTCCTCTACGACAACGAACGCGATGCCGCGGATGCGCAGCGCAACGCGGCCCTGCAGAATTCGCTCGGCGTCCCGACCCGCATGCTTACGCCGCGCGATGCGCAGGCGCTGGTACCGCCGATGACCGTCGACGATGTGCTGGCGGCCTCGCTCTGCCCCCTGGATGGCTTCGGCGACCCGTCGGCCATCGCGCTCGGTTACGCGGGCGCGGCGCGGCGGCTGGGCGCGCAGATCCGCACCGGCTCGGAAGTGACCGGCATGCGCGTTGAGGGCGGCCGCGTGACGGCGGTCGAAACGCGCGATGACGTGATCCAAACCGAGTGGGTGGTCGACGCGGCCGGCCCGTACGCCGCCGTCGTGGCGCGCATGGCCGGCGTGGAACTGCCGATCGTGCCGTATCGTCGCCAGGTCTTCGTTACCGAGCCGTTTGACGGCCTGCCCGCCGCTTACCCGATGGTGATCGACTTCGGCACATCATTCTACTTCCGGCGCGAAGGCCCCGGCGTCCTGATCGGCATGACCGACAAGCACGAGCCGGTATCGTTCAAGACGCACTGGGATGCCGAATGGCGCGACCAGGTCATCACGCAGGCGATCTACCGCGCCCCGGTACTGGCCAACGCCGCAATCGCGCGCGGCTGGGGCGGGCTCTACGACACCACCCCCGACGCGAACCCGATCCTCGGGCCAGTGCCCGAGGTGAGCAACCTGCTGATCGCCGCCGGATTCTCGGGCCACGGCTTCATGCACTCGCCGATGACCGGCCAACTGATCGCCGAGATGATCTGCGGCGATCCGCCGAGCATCGATATCAGCGAGCACCGCATTGAACGCTTCCGCGCTGGCACGCTCGACTTTGAGAAGAATGTGATTTAG
- a CDS encoding CinA family nicotinamide mononucleotide deamidase-related protein has product MQAEVVTIGTELLLGQIVDTNAAYISQLMADVGVSVLYRANVGDNVERASQVLRDALTRADIVITTGGLGPTVDDVTRAAVARAVDKPLVLHEALLAQIETMFTRWGRKMSPSNRVQAMLPDGCIPIENPVGTAPGFIVERAGHVMLSLPGVPSEMKYLMDHAVMPFLHERFGLRGIIKSRMLRVAGMGESVLGERIADLMDESNPTVGTMAHTGQVDVRVAAKADSEAEANQLIAAMEMRVRERLGDFIFGVDRDTLEGVAIKKLTDAGETVAVLETNTGGLIAQRLTSAAGGLAAVRGGWVVTSDELATRLFGLTDVPLVSADAALLAAEWARRIAGATWGIAIMGTLGTDEHLYGRRTGECWITMVGPRTITPEKFPYGGVTEQSRQWITNRALDIIRRNA; this is encoded by the coding sequence ATGCAAGCTGAAGTCGTAACCATCGGAACCGAACTGTTGTTGGGGCAGATCGTGGATACCAACGCGGCCTATATCTCGCAGCTCATGGCCGATGTGGGCGTGAGCGTGTTGTACCGCGCCAACGTGGGCGACAATGTCGAGCGTGCCTCGCAGGTGCTGCGCGACGCGCTCACGCGTGCAGACATCGTCATCACCACCGGCGGGCTGGGGCCGACCGTGGATGACGTGACGCGCGCCGCCGTGGCGCGCGCGGTCGACAAGCCGCTGGTGCTGCACGAGGCGCTCTTGGCCCAGATCGAGACGATGTTCACACGCTGGGGGCGCAAAATGTCGCCGAGCAACCGCGTGCAGGCGATGCTGCCGGACGGGTGCATCCCGATCGAGAACCCGGTCGGCACCGCGCCGGGCTTCATCGTCGAGCGCGCCGGGCATGTGATGCTCTCCCTGCCGGGCGTGCCGAGCGAGATGAAATACCTGATGGACCACGCGGTCATGCCGTTCCTGCACGAGCGCTTCGGACTGCGCGGCATCATCAAGAGCCGTATGCTGCGCGTGGCGGGCATGGGCGAGAGCGTGCTCGGCGAGCGCATCGCCGACTTGATGGACGAGAGTAACCCGACCGTCGGGACCATGGCGCACACCGGCCAGGTCGATGTGCGGGTGGCTGCCAAGGCCGATTCGGAGGCGGAAGCTAACCAATTGATCGCGGCGATGGAAATGCGCGTGCGCGAGCGGCTCGGCGACTTCATCTTTGGCGTCGACCGCGATACGCTGGAGGGTGTCGCTATCAAGAAGCTGACCGACGCCGGCGAGACGGTCGCCGTGCTCGAGACGAACACGGGCGGCCTCATCGCACAGCGCCTGACCAGCGCGGCGGGCGGGTTGGCCGCCGTGCGCGGCGGCTGGGTCGTCACGAGCGATGAACTGGCGACACGGTTGTTCGGGCTAACGGACGTGCCGCTCGTCAGCGCCGATGCGGCGCTGCTGGCTGCCGAGTGGGCGCGCCGCATAGCCGGTGCGACGTGGGGTATCGCGATCATGGGCACGCTGGGAACCGATGAACACCTGTATGGCAGGCGCACCGGCGAGTGCTGGATCACAATGGTTGGGCCGCGCACGATCACGCCCGAGAAGTTTCCCTACGGCGGCGTAACCGAGCAGTCTCGGCAGTGGATCACCAATCGCGCGCTCGATATCATCCGGCGCAACGCGTAG
- the recJ gene encoding single-stranded-DNA-specific exonuclease RecJ gives MPKNWLMPAVPTDLAGYESLIPWVETSLRRAALLLPPDPRPLARVIGQVLTNRGIAPSDAPAYFESAAGDDNPFRLKGMSESVNRIRQAIRAGEPIAVYGDYDVDGVTSTALLVTALRALGANVTAYIPHRVDDGYGLNNDSLTQLHEQGIKLVITVDCGVRANSEADYAGAIGLDLIVTDHHAVPDVLPRATIINPKQPGCEYPFKELSGVGLAYKLAQALALADERAPLGAHPSALAPASLLDLVALGTVADIVPLRGENRSLVRRGLKGINETKRVGIRELIMKAGVPLGQVNAGTIGFGLGPRLNAAGRLEHAKLAYELLMSDDRVYAENLATRLDSVNRERQELTKSCFQHAREHADTSGPIIVAADPSYPQGVVGLIAGRLADEFYRPALVIEQGEKLSKGSARSIPEFDLIGALDEIKDVFLKHGGHRAAAGFTLETERISELKERLATVASRQFGDQLPQPSLRVDAALTFSELDRPLLFLLEQMEPFGAENASPVFAAHGITVMGHRALGKEGDHLRLTLRQGKVVREGIAFRMGKQWAGKLPQQIDLAFAFEWNEYNGSRAMQLNVKDIRPAAGTGQG, from the coding sequence ATGCCAAAGAACTGGTTGATGCCCGCCGTCCCTACCGACCTCGCAGGTTACGAGTCGCTGATCCCCTGGGTCGAAACATCATTACGGCGCGCCGCGTTGCTGCTGCCACCCGACCCGCGTCCGCTGGCGCGCGTCATCGGTCAGGTGCTGACCAATCGCGGCATCGCGCCATCCGACGCACCCGCCTACTTCGAGTCGGCAGCCGGCGACGACAACCCGTTCCGGCTCAAGGGCATGTCCGAGTCGGTGAACCGTATCCGCCAGGCGATTCGGGCCGGCGAGCCGATCGCTGTCTACGGCGACTATGACGTGGATGGCGTCACATCGACCGCGCTGCTGGTCACGGCACTGCGCGCGCTCGGCGCGAACGTCACGGCATACATTCCGCACCGGGTGGACGACGGCTACGGCCTGAACAACGATTCGCTGACGCAACTGCACGAGCAGGGCATCAAGTTGGTCATCACAGTGGACTGCGGCGTACGCGCCAATAGCGAGGCCGACTACGCGGGCGCGATTGGACTCGACCTGATCGTCACCGACCATCATGCGGTGCCGGACGTGCTGCCGCGCGCCACGATCATCAACCCGAAGCAGCCGGGCTGCGAGTATCCGTTCAAGGAGCTCTCCGGCGTCGGGCTGGCGTACAAGCTGGCGCAGGCGTTGGCACTGGCCGATGAGCGCGCCCCGCTTGGCGCGCACCCATCCGCGCTCGCCCCGGCGTCGCTGCTCGATCTGGTCGCGCTCGGCACGGTGGCCGATATCGTGCCGCTGCGCGGCGAGAACCGTAGTCTGGTGCGGCGCGGGCTCAAGGGCATCAACGAAACGAAGCGCGTCGGCATTCGCGAGTTGATCATGAAGGCTGGCGTCCCGCTCGGGCAGGTCAACGCCGGCACGATCGGGTTCGGCCTCGGGCCGCGCCTTAACGCCGCCGGACGCCTGGAGCACGCCAAGCTGGCGTATGAGTTGCTGATGTCGGACGACCGCGTCTATGCCGAAAATCTGGCGACGCGGCTGGATAGCGTCAATCGCGAGCGCCAGGAGCTGACCAAGTCGTGCTTCCAGCACGCGCGCGAGCACGCCGATACCAGCGGACCGATCATCGTCGCCGCCGATCCATCGTACCCGCAGGGCGTCGTCGGGCTGATCGCCGGGCGGCTGGCCGATGAGTTCTACCGGCCGGCGCTTGTGATTGAGCAGGGCGAAAAACTCAGCAAAGGCTCGGCGCGCTCGATCCCCGAATTCGATCTGATTGGCGCGCTCGACGAAATCAAAGATGTCTTCCTGAAACACGGCGGCCACCGCGCGGCGGCCGGGTTCACGCTGGAGACCGAGCGTATCTCCGAGCTAAAAGAGAGACTCGCTACTGTGGCGAGCCGGCAGTTTGGCGATCAACTACCGCAGCCGTCATTGCGCGTCGACGCCGCCCTGACGTTTTCCGAGCTTGATCGTCCGCTGCTTTTCCTGCTGGAGCAGATGGAGCCGTTCGGCGCGGAGAACGCCTCGCCCGTGTTTGCCGCGCACGGCATCACGGTCATGGGGCACCGCGCGCTCGGCAAGGAAGGCGATCATCTGCGGCTGACGCTGCGACAGGGCAAGGTCGTGCGCGAGGGCATCGCCTTCCGCATGGGCAAGCAGTGGGCCGGCAAGCTCCCCCAGCAGATCGACCTCGCATTTGCGTTCGAATGGAACGAGTACAACGGCTCGCGCGCAATGCAGCTGAACGTGAAAGATATTCGGCCGGCCGCCGGCACGGGCCAGGGCTAA
- a CDS encoding MBL fold metallo-hydrolase: MAGLQIKQITVGTWQENCYALICPETRQAALIDPGDEFGRIARMIGTAKVTRILLTHADIDHIGALEQSRVAYRAPVYVHPAELSRPGPGADARERLKDTKPLHEGQSIRIGRYSIKVFEVPGHAPGHVVFLLDRRAIVGDTIFPGGPGRTRTPADLESALYHLQRVVFRWPDATRFYPGHGKSGTVGAVRDAFIRYVAQPRAADLCGDVSWG, encoded by the coding sequence ATGGCAGGACTTCAGATCAAGCAGATCACGGTCGGCACATGGCAGGAGAACTGCTACGCCCTGATCTGCCCGGAAACCAGGCAAGCCGCGCTGATCGATCCGGGCGACGAATTCGGACGGATCGCCAGGATGATCGGCACGGCCAAGGTCACACGCATCCTGCTGACCCATGCCGACATCGACCACATCGGCGCACTGGAGCAGTCGCGCGTGGCGTACCGCGCACCAGTGTATGTGCATCCGGCCGAGTTGTCGCGCCCGGGACCTGGCGCCGATGCGCGCGAGCGGCTGAAGGACACCAAACCGCTGCATGAGGGCCAGTCAATTCGCATTGGGCGCTACTCGATCAAGGTGTTCGAGGTGCCGGGCCATGCGCCCGGGCATGTCGTGTTCCTGCTCGATCGGCGCGCCATCGTGGGCGACACCATCTTCCCCGGCGGGCCGGGCCGCACCCGCACACCCGCCGATCTTGAGAGCGCGCTTTATCACCTGCAGCGGGTCGTCTTTCGCTGGCCGGACGCCACGCGATTCTACCCCGGCCACGGTAAGTCGGGCACCGTCGGCGCGGTCCGCGACGCGTTTATACGCTATGTGGCCCAGCCGCGCGCGGCCGACCTGTGCGGTGACGTGAGTTGGGGCTAA
- the yqeC gene encoding putative selenium-dependent hydroxylase accessory protein YqeC: MDLRTALRIQRGAVVSLVGAGGKTSTMFRLAHELASARLRVITTTTTRIGRPTDEQTGAFVVESDRARLLEAASQALASHRHVTVACASYEQNKFQGVPPEWIADLRDLPHVHAVIVEADGARKLPFKAPRDGEPVIPAETTLLVACAGMVAVGAPFAEEYVCRAELAAKLAGAQPGEAVTPAHIARVLMHPEGGLKNRPPAARAVALLNQADEPARWAAARETAAVLHDSGAFDEILIGTLAEGDPIIERWGRVAVIVMAAGEGRRFGDTVKQLAPWNGRALIRHIVELVERSRADEIQVVLGARAEQIRPALDPLGPRTRVTQNTQWHAGMSTSVIAGLKSSRVRPSAAVFVNVDQPGIAPDLIDRLIDRHRRTGAQIVAPRYQNMRGNPVLWDRSMFGELETLSGDVGGREILRQHWREIVWVELGSEEELTDTDTPEEYQRLKEILGA; this comes from the coding sequence ATGGATCTCCGCACCGCACTGAGAATCCAACGAGGGGCGGTCGTGTCGCTGGTGGGCGCCGGCGGCAAGACCAGCACCATGTTCCGCCTGGCGCACGAACTGGCGAGCGCGCGTCTGCGCGTCATCACGACCACCACGACGCGCATCGGCCGCCCGACCGACGAGCAGACGGGCGCGTTTGTCGTGGAATCCGATCGCGCGCGTCTGCTGGAGGCCGCCAGCCAGGCGCTCGCCTCGCACCGGCACGTCACGGTGGCGTGCGCGTCATACGAGCAGAACAAATTCCAGGGCGTGCCGCCCGAATGGATCGCCGATCTGCGCGACCTGCCCCATGTGCATGCCGTGATCGTCGAAGCCGACGGCGCGCGCAAACTGCCGTTCAAAGCGCCGCGCGACGGCGAGCCGGTGATCCCGGCCGAAACGACGCTGCTGGTCGCCTGCGCGGGCATGGTGGCTGTGGGCGCGCCGTTTGCCGAGGAGTATGTGTGCCGCGCCGAGCTTGCCGCAAAGCTGGCGGGCGCGCAACCCGGCGAGGCCGTCACCCCCGCGCATATCGCGCGCGTGCTGATGCATCCCGAGGGCGGGCTGAAGAACCGGCCGCCCGCCGCGCGCGCCGTGGCGTTGCTCAACCAGGCCGACGAACCGGCTCGCTGGGCCGCAGCGCGAGAGACGGCCGCCGTGTTGCACGACTCCGGCGCGTTTGACGAGATCCTGATCGGCACGCTGGCCGAAGGCGACCCGATCATCGAGCGCTGGGGGCGCGTGGCTGTGATCGTCATGGCGGCCGGCGAAGGCCGCCGCTTCGGCGACACGGTCAAGCAGCTCGCTCCGTGGAACGGGCGGGCACTGATCCGGCACATCGTCGAGCTTGTCGAGCGCTCGCGCGCCGATGAGATCCAGGTCGTGCTTGGCGCGCGCGCGGAGCAGATTCGGCCGGCGCTCGATCCGCTGGGGCCGCGCACCCGCGTCACGCAGAATACACAATGGCACGCCGGCATGAGCACGTCCGTCATCGCCGGGCTTAAGTCATCGCGCGTGCGACCGAGCGCGGCAGTCTTCGTGAACGTGGATCAGCCAGGCATCGCACCCGATCTGATTGACCGGCTGATCGATCGGCACCGCCGCACCGGCGCGCAGATCGTGGCCCCGCGCTACCAGAACATGCGCGGCAACCCCGTGCTATGGGACCGCTCGATGTTCGGCGAACTCGAAACGCTCTCCGGCGACGTCGGCGGGCGCGAGATCCTTCGACAGCACTGGCGCGAAATCGTTTGGGTAGAGCTCGGCTCCGAAGAGGAACTGACCGACACCGACACACCGGAGGAGTATCAGCGTCTCAAGGAGATTCTCGGTGCCTGA
- a CDS encoding HAD-IIA family hydrolase, with protein MPESIALGALRSFVLDLDGVLFRGEQRLSGAAELLAYFERTGRRYRLLTNNSTRTPAEVSAHMARIGIRVRADLILTSSVAATQHLKRLRPSGARVFVIGEEGLRIPLEDAGFDLADDGHADYVMLGVDRFITYDKLKRATLLLRAGVPFIATNPDTTYPSPEGLVPGAGALIAALVASSGVSPVVIGKPSPEAFWLALDEMQADRAHAAALGDRLDTDIEGGDRAGIATILVLTGVSNRADAEASPLKPTWIFDDLPSLIAALEEADRSSGTYTGLR; from the coding sequence GTGCCTGAATCGATCGCGCTGGGCGCGCTGCGGTCGTTCGTGCTCGATCTCGACGGCGTGCTGTTTCGCGGCGAACAACGCCTGTCCGGCGCCGCTGAGCTGCTGGCGTACTTCGAACGGACGGGCCGCCGCTACCGGCTCCTGACCAACAACTCGACGCGCACTCCAGCGGAGGTATCCGCGCACATGGCGCGCATCGGTATCCGGGTCCGTGCCGACCTGATCCTGACGTCGAGCGTGGCTGCCACGCAGCACCTCAAACGCCTGCGCCCCAGCGGCGCGCGCGTGTTCGTCATCGGCGAAGAGGGTCTGCGTATTCCGCTGGAAGATGCCGGTTTCGATCTGGCCGACGACGGACACGCCGACTACGTTATGCTTGGCGTTGATCGCTTCATCACGTACGACAAGCTCAAGCGCGCGACCCTGCTGCTCCGCGCCGGCGTCCCATTCATTGCCACCAACCCAGACACGACCTATCCGTCGCCGGAAGGCCTCGTGCCGGGCGCGGGCGCGCTCATCGCGGCGCTGGTCGCCTCGTCCGGTGTTTCGCCGGTCGTGATCGGCAAGCCGTCGCCCGAGGCGTTCTGGCTGGCGCTCGACGAGATGCAGGCCGATCGCGCGCACGCAGCCGCGCTCGGCGACCGGCTCGACACCGATATCGAGGGTGGAGACCGCGCCGGCATCGCAACGATTCTGGTGCTGACCGGCGTGAGCAACCGTGCCGATGCCGAAGCGTCGCCGCTCAAACCAACCTGGATCTTCGACGATCTCCCCTCACTCATCGCTGCGCTGGAAGAGGCCGATCGCAGTTCCGGAACTTATACTGGTTTGCGTTGA
- a CDS encoding ABC transporter substrate-binding protein codes for MKNLAKYVIVLVLTSVVAACGAATPAATTAPKPLTTVKSGFVSGTIIAAPMYIAVDKGYFKEQGLDVQLDALQGGSDAVVQVASAAFDVAAGGAGAGFWNAVDRGVKFVVVSPLHTETARQATPLVTGKASFDSGKIKSAADLKGKKVAVNAKPSATEYWLEMALNKAGLTIKDVDEQVVAFTDVPAALQSGSIDAAMLGEPLVTLSEDKGLVVRIADGFIPDFQVTAVYYNADFAKNKPDAAKGFISGFLKGCRDLQGNGWKDDANAKIIEKYTKVPADVVKRAATPTCDPNGAIHVDDFMKLQDFLIKRGDLTYSKPVDFKSLVDASYVQNAVKVLGEYKPK; via the coding sequence ATGAAAAACCTGGCAAAGTACGTCATCGTTCTAGTGTTGACCAGCGTCGTGGCTGCTTGCGGCGCGGCGACACCGGCTGCTACCACTGCGCCAAAACCGCTCACCACCGTTAAGAGCGGGTTCGTATCCGGCACGATAATCGCGGCCCCAATGTATATCGCTGTCGATAAGGGCTACTTCAAGGAGCAGGGTCTGGACGTGCAGTTGGATGCCTTACAGGGCGGCAGCGATGCCGTGGTGCAGGTGGCCTCGGCCGCGTTCGACGTCGCGGCCGGCGGCGCGGGCGCCGGTTTCTGGAACGCCGTCGATCGCGGCGTGAAGTTCGTCGTCGTTTCGCCGCTGCACACCGAGACAGCCCGCCAGGCAACGCCGCTGGTCACCGGCAAAGCCAGTTTCGACAGCGGCAAAATCAAGTCCGCAGCCGACCTTAAGGGCAAGAAAGTCGCGGTCAACGCCAAACCGTCCGCGACCGAATACTGGCTTGAGATGGCGCTCAACAAAGCCGGGCTGACGATCAAGGACGTGGATGAGCAGGTCGTTGCGTTCACCGATGTGCCAGCCGCGCTGCAGTCCGGATCGATTGACGCAGCGATGCTGGGCGAACCGCTCGTGACGCTGTCGGAAGACAAAGGTCTGGTCGTCAGGATCGCCGACGGCTTCATCCCCGATTTTCAGGTCACGGCGGTCTATTACAACGCTGACTTCGCGAAGAACAAGCCCGACGCCGCCAAAGGCTTCATCAGCGGGTTCCTGAAAGGCTGCCGCGACCTGCAGGGCAACGGCTGGAAAGACGATGCCAACGCCAAGATCATCGAGAAGTACACCAAGGTGCCGGCCGATGTGGTCAAGCGAGCGGCGACTCCGACGTGTGATCCGAATGGCGCGATCCATGTCGACGACTTCATGAAGCTGCAGGACTTCCTTATCAAGCGCGGCGATTTGACGTACAGCAAGCCGGTCGATTTCAAATCACTCGTGGACGCCTCCTATGTACAAAACGCTGTCAAGGTGCTGGGCGAATACAAGCCGAAGTAG